The following coding sequences lie in one Paenibacillus durus ATCC 35681 genomic window:
- the thiH gene encoding 2-iminoacetate synthase ThiH — translation MSFYESLTILERIPFRELWQKYTKDDVMRALAKEKLDKEDLLALLSPAASWHLEEMAQKAQRITRSHFGYAVQLFTPMYVADYCVNHCTYCSFSAIHDFPRKKLSLEQVEAEAAAIASSGLRHILLLTGESRKDSPVGYVKDCVKVLRKYFSSISIEVNPLSTEEYQELADTGVDGLTLFQEVYHQETYRKLHVKGPKRNFRARLDAPERGCQAGFRSVNIGALLGLYDWRQEAFMTAMHARYLQDRYPGCEISLSPPRFRPYLGSFNPESDVTDRALVQIILAYRLFLPRSGITLSTREPAELRDRLVHLGVTKMSAGVSTEVGGHTSDGGTPQFEISDSRSVPEIRDMLYGSGLQPVFKDWDILAEGSVR, via the coding sequence TTGAGCTTTTATGAGTCGCTGACGATCCTGGAGCGTATTCCCTTTAGGGAATTGTGGCAGAAGTATACGAAGGACGATGTTATGCGGGCGCTGGCCAAGGAGAAGCTGGACAAGGAAGATCTGCTTGCTCTGCTGTCACCTGCGGCCAGCTGGCATCTGGAAGAAATGGCGCAAAAAGCGCAGCGCATCACCCGCTCGCATTTCGGCTATGCCGTTCAGCTGTTCACGCCAATGTATGTGGCGGATTATTGCGTCAACCACTGTACGTACTGCAGCTTTAGCGCCATTCATGATTTTCCGCGCAAGAAGCTGTCGCTGGAACAAGTTGAAGCGGAAGCGGCGGCAATTGCCTCTAGCGGACTTCGCCATATCCTGCTGCTTACGGGGGAATCGCGCAAGGACTCTCCGGTCGGTTATGTTAAAGATTGCGTGAAGGTGCTCCGCAAATATTTCTCCTCCATCAGCATCGAGGTTAATCCGCTGTCCACGGAGGAATACCAGGAATTGGCCGATACGGGCGTGGACGGATTGACTCTATTCCAGGAGGTGTACCACCAGGAGACGTACCGCAAGCTGCATGTCAAAGGGCCGAAGCGGAATTTCCGGGCCCGGCTGGATGCTCCGGAGCGCGGCTGTCAGGCGGGTTTCCGCTCCGTCAACATCGGCGCGCTGCTCGGCTTGTACGATTGGCGGCAGGAAGCGTTCATGACGGCGATGCACGCACGTTATCTTCAGGACCGCTATCCCGGCTGTGAGATCAGCCTGTCTCCGCCGCGTTTCCGTCCCTATCTCGGCAGCTTCAACCCTGAATCGGACGTAACCGACCGCGCGCTGGTACAGATTATACTGGCCTACCGGCTGTTCCTGCCCCGTTCCGGCATTACGTTGTCCACAAGAGAACCCGCTGAATTGCGGGACCGCCTTGTGCATCTGGGGGTAACCAAAATGTCGGCAGGCGTCTCGACCGAGGTGGGCGGGCATACCAGTGACGGGGGGACGCCGCAGTTTGAAATATCCGACAGCCGAAGCGTGCCGGAAATCAGGGATATGCTCTACGGCAGCGGACTTCAGCCGGTATTTAAGGATTGGGATATTCTTGCCGAAGGTTCCGTGCGCTGA
- a CDS encoding response regulator transcription factor, giving the protein MAQRLLVIEDEPTLARLLSYNLTQEGYEVAHEDHGTAGYDRAVREHFDLIVLDLMLPGMNGIDILDKLRGQGITTPIIVLTAKNTEEDVVRGLKSGADDYMTKPFGVSELLARVSAVLRRITGISEEPQPRTGENDSTIILGQLEIYPERYEVTLGGQSINLRPKEFEVLLYLARKPGVVLTRDDLMNAVWGFDYIGGQRTVDVHVSSLRKKLELDPESVHIDSIRGVGYKLVVNKQRTPVI; this is encoded by the coding sequence ATGGCACAACGATTGCTTGTCATCGAAGACGAACCGACTTTGGCCCGGCTGTTGTCATACAATTTGACGCAGGAAGGGTATGAGGTGGCACATGAGGATCACGGAACGGCGGGCTATGACCGGGCGGTCAGGGAGCATTTTGATTTGATTGTGCTGGATCTCATGCTGCCGGGGATGAACGGGATTGATATTCTGGATAAACTGCGCGGCCAAGGGATTACAACCCCCATTATCGTACTGACGGCAAAGAATACCGAAGAGGATGTCGTTCGCGGGTTGAAATCGGGAGCGGATGATTACATGACGAAGCCTTTCGGCGTATCCGAGCTGCTCGCCAGAGTCAGCGCCGTGCTCCGCCGCATCACGGGCATATCGGAAGAGCCGCAGCCTAGAACCGGAGAGAATGATTCCACCATTATTTTGGGCCAGCTTGAAATTTATCCTGAACGATACGAAGTGACATTGGGCGGGCAGAGCATTAATCTTCGTCCCAAGGAATTTGAGGTTCTGCTGTATTTGGCCCGCAAGCCGGGCGTTGTATTGACAAGAGACGATTTGATGAACGCCGTTTGGGGGTTCGATTACATCGGCGGGCAGCGTACGGTGGATGTTCATGTCAGTTCGCTGCGCAAGAAGCTGGAGCTGGACCCCGAGTCGGTACATATCGACTCCATCCGCGGAGTCGGCTACAAACTGGTCGTCAACAAACAAAGAACTCCGGTCATTTAA
- a CDS encoding fumarate hydratase, with the protein MRKFEDSVYDLIVETSTNLPGDVRRAIAAGRALEDKDTRSGLALATIAQNIGMAEHQISPICQDTGMPTFVIHTPVGVNQLEMKRDIRKAVVRATRDGKLRPNSVDSLTGGNSGDNLGEGTPVIHFEQWEEEYIDVRLILKGGGCENKNIQYSLPADLEGLGRAGRDLDGIRKCILHAIYQAQGQGCSAGFIGVGIGGDRTSGYELAKKQLFRKVDDMNPIPELRELENYMMENANKLGIGTMGFGGEVTLLGCKVGVMNRLPASFFVSVAYNCWAFRRQGVLIDTATGDIREWLYERGSGISVGAVTAETPPDVNAAGTEGSGDSAVRPAAAERSAAISADTAGGAREIRLTTPISVEDIRRLRVGDVVILSGEMHTGRDALHKYLIDHESPVDLSGAVIYHCGPVMLKDEEGWHVKAAGPTTSIREEPYQGDIIRKFGIRAVIGKGGMGAKTLQALHDHGGVYLNAIGGAAQYYAECIKKVNGVDFLEFGIPEAMWHLTIDGFAAIVTMDSHGNSLHADVEKDSASKLALFREAVFK; encoded by the coding sequence ATGCGGAAGTTCGAAGACAGTGTGTATGATCTGATCGTTGAGACCTCTACCAACTTGCCCGGTGACGTGCGTCGGGCGATAGCTGCGGGACGGGCGCTCGAAGACAAAGATACACGCTCGGGACTGGCCCTGGCTACAATTGCGCAAAATATCGGCATGGCCGAGCATCAGATCTCGCCCATTTGCCAGGATACGGGCATGCCGACTTTTGTCATACATACGCCTGTAGGCGTGAATCAGCTCGAAATGAAGCGCGATATCCGCAAAGCCGTTGTGCGGGCGACCCGTGACGGCAAGCTGCGGCCCAACTCCGTCGATTCGCTAACAGGCGGGAATAGCGGCGATAATCTGGGCGAAGGCACACCGGTCATTCATTTCGAGCAGTGGGAAGAAGAGTATATTGATGTGCGGCTCATCCTCAAAGGAGGCGGCTGCGAGAACAAGAATATTCAGTACAGTCTTCCCGCCGATCTGGAAGGACTGGGCAGGGCCGGACGCGATCTTGACGGTATCCGCAAGTGCATTCTTCATGCCATCTATCAGGCCCAGGGGCAGGGGTGCAGCGCGGGATTTATCGGAGTAGGCATCGGCGGCGACCGGACTTCAGGCTATGAACTGGCGAAGAAGCAGCTGTTTCGCAAAGTGGATGATATGAATCCGATCCCGGAGCTGCGTGAGCTGGAAAATTATATGATGGAGAATGCCAATAAGCTCGGCATCGGCACCATGGGCTTCGGGGGAGAAGTAACCCTGCTCGGCTGCAAGGTTGGAGTGATGAATCGGCTTCCTGCGAGCTTCTTCGTTTCTGTCGCCTATAACTGCTGGGCGTTCCGCCGCCAAGGCGTGCTGATCGACACGGCTACCGGCGATATCCGGGAGTGGCTGTATGAGCGGGGCTCGGGCATTTCCGTAGGAGCGGTTACAGCGGAAACGCCGCCGGATGTGAATGCTGCGGGAACCGAAGGCTCCGGTGACTCAGCCGTCCGTCCCGCAGCTGCCGAAAGATCCGCTGCGATTAGCGCAGATACGGCAGGCGGTGCAAGGGAGATCCGGCTGACGACGCCGATTAGCGTGGAAGATATACGCCGCCTGCGTGTTGGCGATGTGGTCATCCTGTCGGGCGAAATGCATACGGGACGCGACGCTCTGCATAAGTACTTAATCGACCATGAGTCTCCGGTTGACCTAAGCGGAGCGGTCATTTACCACTGCGGTCCCGTCATGCTTAAAGACGAAGAGGGATGGCATGTGAAGGCGGCCGGTCCGACGACGAGCATCCGCGAGGAGCCGTACCAGGGTGACATCATCAGGAAATTCGGCATCCGGGCCGTCATCGGCAAGGGCGGCATGGGGGCTAAGACGCTTCAGGCGCTCCATGATCATGGCGGCGTCTATCTGAATGCGATAGGCGGAGCGGCGCAGTATTACGCCGAATGTATCAAGAAAGTGAACGGCGTCGATTTTCTCGAATTCGGTATTCCCGAGGCGATGTGGCATCTGACGATAGACGGATTTGCGGCGATTGTGACCATGGATTCCCACGGCAATAGCCTGCATGCCGACGTTGAGAAAGACTCCGCCAGTAAATTGGCGTTATTCCGTGAAGCGGTGTTTAAGTAA
- the pstB gene encoding phosphate ABC transporter ATP-binding protein PstB, with protein sequence MKSVIDIEQKTIINIEKLDLYYESFHALKGMDLQIPEKAVTAFIGPSGCGKSTLLRTLNRMNDMIPGTRIEGKVLIGDKDIYGGDVEVESLRKQVGMVFQQPNPFPKSIYDNVAYGPRLHGKPPKAELDELVEQSLRQAALWDEVKDFLKKSALSLSGGQQQRLCIARALAVQPDILLMDEATSALDPVSTQKIEELVQELRDRYTIVMVTHNMHQAARVSGRTVFFLNGVIVEAADTEQLFSNPKDSRTEDYISGRFG encoded by the coding sequence ATGAAGTCCGTCATTGACATAGAGCAGAAGACCATCATTAATATAGAAAAGCTGGATCTCTACTACGAGTCCTTTCATGCGCTTAAAGGCATGGACTTGCAAATTCCGGAGAAGGCGGTTACCGCGTTCATCGGACCGTCCGGCTGCGGTAAATCGACGCTGCTGCGCACCTTGAACCGGATGAACGATATGATTCCGGGAACGCGGATCGAAGGTAAGGTTCTGATCGGCGACAAGGATATTTATGGCGGCGATGTAGAGGTAGAAAGCTTGCGCAAGCAAGTGGGGATGGTTTTTCAGCAGCCGAATCCTTTTCCAAAATCGATATACGATAATGTTGCTTACGGACCGAGACTGCACGGCAAGCCTCCCAAGGCCGAACTCGACGAGCTGGTGGAGCAAAGTCTGCGCCAAGCGGCCCTATGGGACGAAGTTAAGGACTTCCTGAAGAAATCGGCGCTTAGTCTGTCCGGCGGACAGCAGCAGCGGCTCTGTATTGCCAGAGCCCTTGCCGTACAGCCTGATATTCTGCTGATGGACGAAGCGACTTCCGCGCTTGATCCGGTCTCGACACAGAAGATCGAAGAGCTTGTTCAGGAACTGCGGGACCGGTATACGATTGTCATGGTTACGCATAATATGCATCAAGCTGCGCGAGTATCGGGCAGAACGGTGTTCTTCCTGAACGGCGTGATCGTCGAAGCGGCGGACACGGAGCAGCTATTCTCGAATCCTAAAGATTCGCGCACCGAAGATTACATTTCCGGCAGATTCGGTTAA
- a CDS encoding ThiF family adenylyltransferase: MKFAGEDRYSRQERFYGIGAEGQKKLAQAKVLIIGAGALGSACAETMVRSGVGKVTLVDRDYVEWSNLQRQNLFSEQDAAERIPKAAAAARRLRSVNSSVEVEGIVADITAEEIGLYTQGIDLILDAADNFEVRMIVNDISARDGIPWIYGACTGSYGISMTIVPGQSACLHCLLDSIPAGGDTCDTAGIIGPAVQMTAAYQTAEALKWLSGNVSALRGTLVSFDLWTNRHSSVDTAKLKRADCPSCGAKRTYPYLSPGSHSRTAVLCGRDTVQIRPPSPTRLDLEEWERRLSAYGRAERNPFMLSLTLDRHRMAIFPDGRVLVHGTGDPAEARSLYHRYFG; encoded by the coding sequence GTGAAATTCGCCGGAGAGGACAGATACAGCAGGCAGGAACGGTTTTACGGAATCGGAGCCGAAGGCCAGAAGAAGCTGGCGCAGGCGAAGGTTCTGATTATTGGCGCAGGGGCGCTTGGCTCCGCATGCGCGGAGACGATGGTGCGCTCGGGTGTGGGCAAGGTGACCCTCGTCGACCGGGATTATGTAGAGTGGAGCAACCTGCAGCGTCAAAATTTGTTCAGCGAGCAGGATGCGGCTGAGCGGATTCCCAAAGCGGCGGCTGCCGCCCGTAGGCTTCGCAGCGTCAACTCCTCTGTGGAGGTGGAAGGTATCGTTGCGGATATTACAGCGGAGGAGATTGGCCTCTATACCCAGGGTATCGACCTAATTCTTGATGCGGCGGACAATTTCGAGGTTCGGATGATCGTGAACGATATTAGCGCGCGGGACGGTATCCCCTGGATCTATGGCGCCTGCACCGGCAGCTACGGTATTTCAATGACGATTGTTCCGGGGCAGAGCGCCTGTCTTCACTGTCTGCTGGACAGTATCCCAGCCGGAGGGGACACCTGCGACACGGCGGGGATAATCGGCCCCGCCGTCCAGATGACGGCTGCCTACCAGACGGCCGAAGCGCTGAAGTGGCTGTCAGGGAACGTTAGCGCGCTGCGCGGGACACTGGTCTCTTTCGATCTGTGGACGAACCGTCACTCGTCGGTGGATACGGCCAAGCTGAAGCGCGCCGATTGCCCGTCCTGCGGCGCCAAACGCACTTATCCGTATTTATCGCCGGGCAGCCATTCCAGAACGGCCGTGCTCTGCGGACGGGATACGGTACAGATTCGCCCGCCAAGCCCTACGAGGCTTGATCTGGAGGAGTGGGAGCGGCGGCTGTCCGCCTATGGCCGGGCGGAGCGAAATCCCTTTATGCTGTCTTTGACACTGGACCGGCACCGCATGGCGATCTTTCCTGACGGCCGGGTGCTCGTTCACGGAACGGGCGATCCCGCCGAAGCCCGGTCGCTGTATCACCGTTATTTTGGCTGA
- a CDS encoding thiazole synthase yields the protein MQDALHIGGKALSSRLFIGTGKYSRNTLIPEVIARSGSEVITVALRRVDPSSQKENILSHIPPQMTLLPNTSGARTAEEAVRIARLARAAGMGNWVKIEVINDQRYLLPDNLETIRATEILAAEGFVVLPYMSPDLSAALRLRDAGAAAVMPLGAPIGSNRGLRTKELIGILIEEAGLPVIVDAGIGRPSEAAEAMEMGAAAVLLNTAIATARDPLGMAEAFRGAVAAGRQAYLAGLGPVQQEAEASSPLTGFLNV from the coding sequence ATGCAGGATGCATTACATATCGGGGGCAAGGCTCTGTCCAGCCGCCTGTTCATCGGGACAGGCAAATACAGCCGCAACACGCTGATTCCGGAGGTAATCGCCCGTTCGGGCTCCGAAGTCATTACGGTGGCGCTGCGAAGAGTCGATCCCTCTTCGCAGAAAGAGAACATTTTGAGCCATATTCCGCCGCAGATGACCCTTTTGCCCAATACTTCCGGCGCGCGAACCGCAGAAGAAGCCGTGCGCATCGCCCGCTTGGCCAGAGCGGCAGGGATGGGGAACTGGGTGAAGATCGAAGTCATTAACGACCAGAGATATTTACTGCCGGACAATCTGGAGACGATCCGTGCAACGGAAATTCTGGCTGCCGAAGGCTTCGTCGTTCTTCCCTATATGAGTCCGGACCTGTCTGCGGCGCTCCGGCTGAGAGACGCGGGCGCGGCGGCGGTGATGCCGCTGGGCGCGCCTATCGGAAGCAACCGGGGCCTCCGGACGAAGGAACTGATCGGCATCCTGATTGAAGAGGCCGGTCTGCCGGTCATTGTGGATGCGGGAATCGGCCGTCCGTCGGAGGCGGCGGAAGCGATGGAGATGGGCGCGGCCGCCGTGCTGCTGAACACGGCGATTGCTACAGCCCGCGATCCGCTTGGCATGGCGGAAGCTTTTCGCGGCGCGGTAGCTGCCGGAAGGCAGGCGTATCTGGCCGGGCTGGGTCCGGTTCAGCAGGAGGCGGAAGCTTCTTCGCCTTTGACCGGTTTCTTGAACGTATAG
- the phoU gene encoding phosphate signaling complex protein PhoU — MIRRVELDKNLDELRNLLRQMAEHVIDALEGAVLSLQKLDTSRAQEIVQADVHLNELEEKIMDIGSRLIVTQQPVAKDLRRIIVAFRISSDLERMGDLALDVAKVTLRIQGQDLIKPLVDIPRMAEIVTLMTSEAITAYLDENTDLAHKMAMDDDQVDHLYSSMINDLYSYMIEKPESVSQAMLLTLVGRYIERIADHATNIGESVVYLVTGKRPDLNM, encoded by the coding sequence ATGATTCGAAGAGTGGAATTGGACAAAAATCTTGACGAACTGCGGAATCTGCTGCGGCAGATGGCTGAGCATGTCATCGACGCGCTCGAAGGAGCCGTCCTTTCCTTGCAGAAGCTTGATACGTCCAGGGCGCAAGAAATTGTGCAGGCAGACGTTCATCTAAATGAATTGGAAGAAAAGATTATGGATATCGGCTCGCGTCTTATCGTCACACAGCAGCCGGTAGCCAAGGATTTACGCAGAATAATCGTTGCTTTTAGAATATCAAGCGATCTTGAGCGGATGGGTGATTTAGCGCTGGACGTGGCTAAGGTGACTCTCCGTATCCAAGGCCAAGATCTGATCAAACCGCTGGTTGACATTCCCCGTATGGCTGAAATTGTTACACTCATGACCAGTGAAGCCATCACCGCCTATCTGGACGAGAATACCGATCTGGCGCATAAAATGGCAATGGACGATGATCAGGTCGATCATTTGTACAGCTCCATGATCAATGATTTGTATAGCTATATGATTGAGAAGCCCGAATCGGTCTCTCAAGCGATGCTGCTTACGCTGGTTGGGCGGTACATTGAGCGGATTGCCGATCATGCGACCAACATCGGGGAAAGCGTCGTTTATTTGGTAACAGGTAAGCGTCCGGACTTAAATATGTAG
- a CDS encoding methyl-accepting chemotaxis protein — MGSLTTVEEERGKLSGGGTDRSTDAAAKDKLTLKRQEIGRNEHLLRQKRMAAQTGALSLDAVHPDAARTAASRTQALPIAATAEFVGEAGDEMGIETYVITKDRETVLPLDTNSKEETSARPSAISLADYCISVPEIDLQLECLEALAVFRDNLNAPCLVVRDEEERPAGLLMRDYFHRQLSGRFSAELFYSRPASRFADKDALVVESSASPSELIAKALQRKEEQFYDCVIVTENGKLKGVLTVRDLMALSGRLQERAEQERRLAVEGSCDHVGEMESALQEAAAAAETARAECSRMEQWIDAGSGKLGHVHTSYLRVEERITEQRSQVDELLKNVTEIASLTGEIDGIAATSELLALNASIEAAHAGEHGRGFQVVADEVRNLARHTRLLTASISSLLGTIGDQAARTAELTGAAAGDIGGSAEEIAAAKRLFASLQTAVSTVERADEAACLLVQQSADRAQEVKGRLLAMSDFTER, encoded by the coding sequence TTGGGTTCACTCACAACGGTTGAGGAAGAGCGGGGCAAGCTGAGTGGAGGAGGGACGGACAGAAGTACCGATGCGGCGGCAAAAGACAAACTTACATTAAAACGCCAGGAAATCGGACGGAATGAACATCTGCTCAGGCAAAAAAGAATGGCGGCGCAGACGGGTGCCTTGTCATTAGACGCAGTACATCCCGATGCAGCGCGGACGGCTGCTTCACGGACCCAAGCCCTACCGATAGCGGCAACGGCAGAGTTTGTAGGGGAGGCGGGAGATGAAATGGGAATTGAGACTTACGTAATAACGAAAGATCGTGAGACTGTCTTGCCATTGGATACGAACAGCAAGGAGGAGACGTCAGCCCGGCCTTCCGCCATATCGCTGGCGGATTACTGCATCAGTGTTCCGGAGATCGACCTGCAGCTCGAGTGCCTGGAGGCGCTGGCGGTATTTCGTGACAACTTGAACGCTCCATGCCTGGTCGTCAGGGACGAAGAGGAACGACCAGCCGGTCTTCTCATGCGGGATTACTTTCACCGCCAGCTGTCAGGCAGATTCTCGGCGGAGCTGTTCTATTCACGTCCGGCATCCCGTTTTGCCGATAAAGATGCGCTTGTGGTGGAGTCTTCAGCTTCGCCTTCCGAACTGATCGCTAAGGCTTTGCAGCGGAAAGAAGAACAATTCTACGACTGCGTCATCGTCACGGAGAATGGAAAGCTGAAGGGCGTATTGACGGTGAGGGATCTGATGGCGCTCTCCGGAAGGCTTCAGGAGCGGGCGGAGCAGGAACGCCGCCTTGCTGTAGAAGGAAGCTGCGACCATGTCGGCGAGATGGAGTCGGCGCTGCAGGAAGCTGCGGCTGCCGCTGAAACGGCCCGTGCGGAGTGCAGCCGTATGGAGCAGTGGATTGACGCCGGCTCCGGGAAACTGGGTCATGTACATACTTCATATTTACGGGTTGAGGAGCGAATCACCGAGCAGCGCAGCCAAGTTGATGAGCTGCTGAAGAATGTGACGGAGATCGCTTCTTTGACAGGAGAGATTGACGGTATTGCCGCAACCAGCGAATTACTTGCGCTGAACGCCTCCATTGAGGCCGCCCACGCAGGCGAACATGGACGGGGCTTTCAAGTTGTGGCTGATGAGGTGCGAAATCTTGCCCGTCATACCCGGCTGTTGACGGCAAGCATTTCTTCGCTGCTTGGAACCATTGGGGATCAGGCCGCCCGCACCGCAGAGCTTACTGGAGCCGCTGCGGGCGATATCGGCGGCAGTGCGGAAGAAATAGCGGCCGCGAAGCGGCTCTTCGCAAGCCTTCAAACGGCAGTTTCTACCGTTGAGAGGGCGGACGAAGCCGCTTGCCTGCTCGTTCAACAAAGTGCGGACCGGGCTCAGGAGGTCAAGGGACGGCTGCTTGCAATGAGTGATTTTACAGAGCGTTAA
- the pnpS gene encoding two-component system histidine kinase PnpS, with translation MKPFRVRLSLILMTLIGISMIGAGFTMAHLFKNSHVAALEDHMSREINLLLGTMEFPDMNAPDAINYYTGQAKSIGKLTNSRVTFITQEGKVIGDSERNPLLMDNHSNRQEEIIAAKDGIGRAIRYSDTLKKNMLYVAQKVSSQNGNFNGYIRLSLTLDNVEQGVNRAWTIMAGGLVLLFIAAAVVSYRVSLSLTSPLEQITRVARRITDLDYDARVSLNRRDEIGQLATAINAMADSLQTQLRTIRDNENLLQSVLDNMTGGILLVNERGEIALLNKAAEKMLDVNAEDLVGRSFRELKRHYELTRILEDGLFRREPVHEERSFYNSGERIMRLDGVPMTQDDSYHGMLFLLQEVTEIRRLERMRSEFVANVSHELKTPVAAVKGFAETLLGGGVKDEKTAKSFLQIIYDENERLNRLIGDILELSKIESKRVQLECSPVHLAAFFDSLLETMSKVAEKKNISLSAEVPEELFIEADEDKLRQIFLNLLSNAINYTHEGGNVKVRAMNRLKKDGTETVVFTVTDTGIGIPRKDLPRIFERFYRVDKARSRSSGGTGLGLSIVKHLMDLHRGVISVESDLGIGTTFTLELPLLQEDEI, from the coding sequence ATGAAACCATTTCGAGTCCGTCTTTCGTTAATACTAATGACCTTGATCGGAATTTCCATGATTGGAGCGGGCTTCACGATGGCGCATCTGTTCAAGAATTCCCATGTTGCGGCGCTTGAAGATCATATGTCCCGGGAAATAAATCTGCTGTTGGGTACGATGGAATTCCCTGATATGAACGCTCCGGATGCGATTAATTATTATACCGGGCAGGCGAAAAGTATTGGTAAACTCACCAATTCAAGGGTTACCTTTATTACACAAGAGGGAAAAGTAATTGGCGATTCGGAGAGAAATCCGCTTTTAATGGACAACCACTCCAATCGTCAAGAAGAGATTATTGCGGCAAAAGACGGGATTGGCCGGGCAATCCGCTACAGTGACACGTTGAAGAAAAATATGCTTTATGTTGCCCAGAAGGTATCCTCACAGAACGGAAACTTTAACGGATATATCCGCCTGTCCCTGACCCTTGACAATGTCGAACAAGGAGTGAACAGGGCTTGGACGATTATGGCGGGCGGACTTGTGCTGCTGTTCATAGCGGCTGCTGTTGTCAGCTATCGTGTCTCGCTCAGCCTCACTTCACCACTGGAGCAGATTACCCGTGTGGCCCGCCGGATTACCGATCTTGATTACGACGCTCGGGTATCCCTGAACCGAAGGGATGAGATCGGCCAACTCGCGACCGCGATCAATGCGATGGCGGACAGTCTGCAGACCCAGCTTCGCACGATACGCGACAATGAGAACCTGCTGCAGAGCGTGCTTGATAATATGACCGGCGGCATCCTGCTGGTGAATGAGCGGGGAGAAATCGCCCTGCTCAACAAGGCGGCTGAGAAGATGCTGGACGTGAACGCGGAAGACTTGGTCGGCCGTTCCTTCCGTGAACTGAAGCGTCACTACGAGCTGACCCGGATTTTGGAAGATGGATTGTTCCGCCGGGAGCCGGTGCATGAGGAGCGGAGCTTCTACAATTCGGGAGAGCGGATCATGCGCCTGGACGGGGTGCCGATGACGCAGGATGACTCCTACCATGGCATGCTGTTCCTGCTGCAAGAGGTAACGGAAATCCGGAGGCTGGAGAGAATGCGCAGCGAGTTCGTAGCCAATGTCTCGCATGAGCTGAAGACGCCGGTTGCGGCAGTCAAGGGATTCGCGGAGACGCTGCTTGGGGGTGGGGTGAAGGACGAGAAGACGGCTAAATCTTTTTTGCAAATCATTTATGATGAGAACGAAAGGCTGAACCGCTTGATCGGCGATATTCTGGAATTGTCCAAAATCGAGTCCAAACGAGTCCAATTGGAATGCTCTCCGGTCCATCTGGCTGCCTTCTTCGATTCGCTGCTTGAAACGATGAGTAAGGTAGCGGAGAAAAAAAACATCAGCCTAAGTGCGGAGGTGCCGGAAGAACTATTCATTGAAGCCGATGAGGACAAGCTACGGCAGATTTTCCTCAACCTGCTGTCGAATGCGATCAATTACACACATGAGGGCGGCAACGTCAAGGTGAGGGCCATGAACCGGCTGAAAAAAGACGGAACGGAAACGGTTGTATTCACCGTTACGGACACGGGGATAGGAATTCCCCGCAAGGACCTGCCGCGTATTTTTGAACGATTTTACCGGGTGGACAAAGCGAGATCGCGGAGCTCGGGCGGAACCGGACTCGGATTGTCGATTGTCAAGCATCTGATGGACCTGCACCGCGGCGTTATTTCCGTAGAAAGCGATCTCGGTATCGGAACCACATTCACTCTGGAGCTGCCGCTGCTGCAGGAGGATGAAATCTGA